The following proteins are encoded in a genomic region of Anticarsia gemmatalis isolate Benzon Research Colony breed Stoneville strain chromosome 17, ilAntGemm2 primary, whole genome shotgun sequence:
- the LOC142980123 gene encoding juvenile hormone esterase-like, whose protein sequence is MSENLLVNMINPKFVLLLCVQYACGFFVKYTPIVQVSEGRLRGVRGLNGQNQYYGIPYGTTHRFQPPTPPAKWNGTFDAVLQWKSCAQAISFVHLGVEDCLTLDVYTPPQAARGQHLPVLIFFHGGGYYYGGKWNYDPEFLVRKNVIVIIANYRMGVLGFLCLNNVANLGLKDQVAALKWIKKNIAAFGGDPDNVTISGQSAGSSSAAMHLLSKQSKGLFHKAILMSGIALAPWAYNFDPLGAALEDATKLRKVKTELDVYNTFLKTPLHDLLAVTHGTSIDFKYFKYSPCYDANYTNSFFHDTPYNTIKSGDFNKVPVIAGFTDLEGLLLYGLNSQRTLEYLDNNFTERLPSIFSWCSDKDKKMIANKIRSHYFGNERINSRVRGGVDLYSDWIAYATVDAFSKLIAKYSDKPVYNYLFTYEGGRNFAKALFYRDIKGASHSDDLFYLFKPAGFTFRVNKMDDLMIDRFTTMLTNFMKFGDPTPSITKLLPLRWPVTTANRSQVMVINQPLTVTDTPAHVRGDFYLGLLCQYGLQGFVPCDSAMQCQLEQ, encoded by the exons ATGTCTGaaaatttgttagtaaatatgataaatccaaagtttgtgttgttgttGTGTGTGCAATACGCATGTGGCTTCTTTGTGAAGTACACGCCGATAGTGCAAGTGAGTGAGGGCAGACTGAGGGGAGTGAGAGGACTCAACGGACAGAACCAGTATTACGGGATACCGTACGGTACCACACACAGATTTCAA ccCCCAACACCACCTGCAAAATGGAACGGCACCTTCGACGCTGTGCTTCAATGGAAGTCCTGCGCTCAAGCTATCTCCTTCGTCCACCTCGGCGTGGAAGACTGCCTTACCCTTGACGTCTACACTCCACCACAAGCCGCCAGGGGGCAGCACCTACCAGTATTAATCTTCTTCCACGGAGGAGGATACTACTACGGCGGCAAGTGGAACTACGACCCAGAATTTCTAGTCAGAAAGAATGTTATAGTAATCATAGCCAATTATAGAATGGGAGTCCTAGGGTTcttatgtttaaataatgttgCCAACCTAGGATTGAAAGACCAGGTCGCTGCTTTAAAATggattaagaaaaatatagctGCTTTCGGAGGAGATCCTGATAATGTGACTATCTCTGGTCAGAGTGCAGGCAGCAGTTCTGCCGCAATGCATTTACTGTCAAAGCAAAGTAAGGGATTGTTCCACAAAGCTATCTTAATGAGTGGAATAGCTTTAGCCCCTTGGGCATATAACTTCGACCCTCTAGGAGCGGCGTTAGAAGACGCTACAAAACTAAGAAAAGTAAAAACTGAACTGGACGTGTACAACACATTTTTGAAGACACCATTACACGATTTATTAGCCGTCACTCACGGCACTTCAATAGAtttcaagtattttaaatattcccCGTGTTACGACGCGAATTATACAAACTCATTCTTCCATGACACTCCCTACAATACTATAAAGTCTGGAGACTTCAACAAAGTGCCGGTAATCGCCGGGTTCACTGACCTCGAAGGGCTCTTGCTCTACGGTCTGAATAGCCAAAGAACTTTAGAATATTTAGACAATAATTTCACTGAGAGGCTACCTTCCATATTCTCTTGGTGTTCTGATAAAGATAAAAAGATGATAGCGAATAAAATTCGTTCACATTACTTTGGGAATGAGAGGATTAATAGTAGAGTAAGAGGAGGTGTTGACTTATATTCTGATTGGATAGCTTATGCGACAGTTGATGCATTTTCCAAGTTGATAGCAAAATATTCAGACAAGCCGGTATATAATTACCTATTCACTTATGAAGGGGGCAGGAACTTCGCGAAGGCTTTGTTCTACAGGGATATAAAAGGAGCGTCTCATTCTGACGACCTGTTCTATCTGTTCAAGCCTGCAGGGTTCACGTTCAGGGTGAACAAGATGGATGATCTGATGATTGACAGGTTTACCACGATGTTGACTAACTTTATGAAGTTCGG GGACCCAACTCCTTCCATCACCAAACTGCTGCCTCTCCGGTGGCCAGTGACAACAGCGAACAGATCACAAGTGATGGTGATCAACCAGCCGCTCACGGTGACGGACACTCCAGCCCACGTGCGCGGAGACTTCTACCTCGGGCTGCTGTGTCAGTACGGACTGCAGGGGTTCGTGCCCTGCGACAGTGCCATGCAGTGTCAGTTAGAGCAATAA
- the LOC142979979 gene encoding esterase FE4-like, protein MALLLTKRFLTLISLSAALRLGKKHTSPVQTSGGMVQGLIDDDNYARFSGIPYATITERFQESEPDPKWEGVFEADDDRVRCLQRFAHTYVRGNEDCLTLNVYTPQVKQDPSAEPLPVMVFIHGGGFSHGSGSPFLYGPEYFMQRNIVLVTINYRLEVLGFLCLGIKEAPGNVGLKDQLTALKWVQKNVRAFGGDPDNVTIFGESAGAASVMYHLLSPMSVGMYKRAIIESASSTAPWALQFDPLETASQLALTMGHDTQDPYELYEIFNNVTADDLMEARVPRQIGNIAPSEYIFVPCIEKEIPGIERFLTDSPYNLISRGEFNKVPLIYGYNNAEGYFFAGLENDTTIMNMNFYDALPRDLVFPTDEERNATAETLDEMYMKGEPITNETLGTFAKFEGDSIITYPVINTMDLLLNRTDQPLYLYKFSYNGKLNLAKTVAGFRTEPGATHGDELFYLFGNGMPSMFIKDDDKKMINTMSELFTNFAKHNDPTPETRSPSLPKWEPVDPEDPHVFVINKEFSREPLWLDDDIKFWNTTYSMYRRTH, encoded by the exons ATGGCGTTGCTACTAACCAAGCGGTTCTTGACGCTGATATCGCTGAGTGCAGCCCTGCGTCTGGGCAAGAAGCACACCTCCCCGGTGCAGACCTCCGGCGGCATGGTGCAGGGACTCATCGATGATGACAACTACGCAAGGTTCTCGGGGATACCTTATGCTACCATCACTGAGAGATTTCAG GAATCCGAACCTGATCCTAAATGGGAAGGTGTGTTTGAAGCCGACGATGATCGTGTCAGATGTCTGCAAAGATTCGCCCACACATATGTGCGAGGGAACGAGGACTGTCTCACTCTAAACGTGTACACTCCTCAAGTTAAGCAAGACCCTTCAGCTGAACCTCTCCCAGTCATGGTCTTCATTCATGGAGGAGGCTTCTCCCACGGGTCAGGCTCTCCGTTCCTCTACGGCCCTGAATACTTTATGCAACGTAACATCGTCCTGGTAACCATTAACTATAGATTGGAGGTCTTAGGTTTCCTGTGTTTGGGTATTAAAGAAGCGCCCGGCAATGTTGGCTTGAAAGACCAACTCACTGCGCTGAAGTGGGTTCAGAAGAACGTTAGAGCATTCGGTGGTGATCCTGACAACGTGACTATATTTGGAGAGAGTGCCGGAGCGGCGTCCGTCATGTATCATCTGCTATCTCCGATGTCTGTCGGCATGTATAAGAGAGCTATCATTGAAAGCGCGTCGTCTACAGCACCCTGGGCATTGCAGTTTGATCCTTTGGAAACAGCCAGCCAACTAGCTCTAACTATGGGCCATGACACCCAAGACCCTTACGAATTGTACGAAATATTCAACAATGTCACAGCTGATGACTTAATGGAAGCTCGAGTGCCAAGACAGATAGGTAATATTGCTCCATCAGAATATATCTTCGTTCCTTGCATTGAAAAAGAGATCCCTGGCATTGAAAGGTTCCTTACCGACTCACCTTACAACTTAATAAGCAGAGGAGAGTTTAACAAAGTGCCTTTGATCTATGGATACAACAACGCAGAAGGATACTTCTTTGCCGGTTTAGAGAACGACACGACTATAATGAATATGAATTTCTATGACGCGTTACCAAGGGATTTAGTATTTCCTACTGATGAAGAAAGGAACGCTACGGCTGAGACGTTAGATGAAATGTACATGAAGGGAGAACCCATTACTAATGAGACTTTAGGTACCTTTGCGAAATTCGAAGGTGATTCTATAATTACTTATCCCGTGATAAACACAATGGATTTGTTGTTGAACAGGACGGATCAACCGCTGTATCTGTACAAGTTTTCTTACAATGGTAAATTGAATCTTGCTAAAACAGTGGCCGGGTTCAGGACCGAACCGGGAGCGACCCACGGAgatgaattgttttatttattcggTAACGGAATGCCGTCCATGTTCATAAAAGATGATGATAAGAAGATGATTAATACTATGTCGGAGTTGTTCACCAACTTCGCTAAACACAA TGACCCTACTCCTGAAACCAGGTCGCCATCATTACCAAAGTGGGAGCCAGTAGACCCTGAAGACCCTCACGTGTTCGTCATCAACAAGGAGTTCTCCAGGGAGCCGCTCTGGCTGGACGACGACATCAAGTTCTGGAACACCACCTACTCTATGTACAGGAGGACTCATTAA
- the LOC142980205 gene encoding juvenile hormone esterase-like has translation MSIELKFVLLLCVQYACGFLVKYTPVVQVSEGRLRGVRGLNGQNQYYGIPYGTTHRFQPPKPPAKWNGVFDATLQFDSCAQAISILHLGTEDCLTLDIYTPPQATRGQNLPVLIFFHGGAYFYGGKWNFDPEFIVKKNVLVVLANYRMGVLGFLCLNNVANLGLKDQVAALKWIKKNIAAFGGDPDNVTISGESAGATSASMHLLSKRSKGLFHKAFIMSGAALTPWAFNVDPLTPSFEDAAKIRKVRSEEDVYNTFLKAQINDLLAATADSTINIKYFKYSPCGDANHTKPFFHDTPYNIIKSGDFNKVPTIFGSTDREGIFIYGQTNQRTLEYLDNTFPESLPSIFAWCSDKDKRKIANKIRSHYFGKQRINSRASIKGGVDFYSDWVVYGANDAFSKLIARYSDKPVYNYLFSYVGDRNYMKILLDQVGMKGAAHADDLFYLFKPGGLTFNVNKLDDLIINRFTTLLTNFMKFGDPTPTVSELVPLTWPVTTANRSQMMVINHPLSVTDTPPHVRGDFYLSIMCQYGLKGYVPCESAMQCNLDK, from the exons ATGTCAATTGAACTGAAGTTTGTGTTGTTGTTGTGTGTGCAATACGCATGTGGCTTCCTCGTGAAGTACACGCCGGTAGTGCAAGTGAGTGAGGGCAGACTGAGGGGAGTGAGAGGACTCAACGGACAGAACCAGTATTACGGGATACCGTACGGTACCACACACAGATTCCAA CCACCAAAGCCACCAGCAAAATGGAATGGTGTTTTCGACGCTACACTGCAGTTCGATTCCTGCGCGCAAGCCATCTCCATCCTCCATCTTGGTACAGAAGACTGTCTCACCCTCGACATCTACACCCCACCACAAGCCACCAGGGGACAGAATCTCCCCGTACTCATCTTCTTCCACGGTGGAGCCTACTTTTACGGCGGAAAATGGAACTTCGACCCAGAGTTTATAGTAAAGAAGAACGTCCTAGTAGTCCTTGCCAATTATAGAATGGGAGTTCTAGGGTTCCtatgtttaaataatgttgCAAACTTAGGATTGAAAGACCAGGTGGCAGCTTTGAAATggattaagaaaaatatagcaGCTTTCGGTGGAGATCCTGATAATGTGACTATCTCTGGCGAAAGTGCCGGGGCGACTTCTGCGTCCATGCATTTATTGTCGAAACGAAGCAAAGGATTGTTCCATAAAGCTTTCATAATGAGTGGAGCCGCTCTTACCCCGTGGGCGTTTAATGTGGACCCTCTGACACCTTCGTTTGAAGATGCAGctaaaataagaaaagtacGAAGTGAAGAAGACgtgtacaatacatttttaaaggcACAAATTAATGATTTGCTGGCCGCCACCGCAGACtctactataaatattaaatatttcaagtatTCACCATGTGGCGATGCCAATCACACCAAGCCTTTCTTTCATGACACtccttacaatattataaagtctGGAGACTTTAACAAAGTCCCGACAATATTCGGATCCACAGATCGTGAAGGTATCTTTATATACGGTCAAACTAACCAAAGAACTTTAGAATATTTAGATAATACTTTCCCGGAGAGTCTGCCATCGATATTCGCGTGGTGTTCCGATAAAGATAAAAGGAAGATAGCAAATAAAATTCGTTCACATTACTTTGGGAAACAAAGAATAAATAGTAGAGCTTCGATCAAAGGTGGCGTTGACTTTTATTCCGATTGGGTCGTTTATGGAGCGAATGACGCATTTTCGAAGTTGATAGCTAGGTATTCAGATAAACCAGTGTACAATTATCTGTTTTCGTATGTGGGGGATAGAAATTATATGAAGATATTGCTCGATCAAGTGGGCATGAAGGGAGCGGCGCACGCTGACGACTTATTCTACCTGTTCAAGCCTGGAGGACTCACGTTCAACGTGAACAAGTTGGATGATCTGATTATAAACAGATTCACCACATTGCTGACCAACTTCATGAAGTTTGG AGATCCAACACCAACAGTTTCTGAGCTGGTGCCTCTCACATGGCCAGTGACGACAGCCAACAGGTCTCAGATGATGGTGATCAACCACCCCCTCTCTGTGACCGACACTCCCCCCCACGTCCGCGGAGACTTCTACCTCAGTATAATGTGTCAATATGGTCTGAAAGGTTATGTACCCTGCGAGAGTGCTATGCAATGTAAtttggataaataa